CCTTGTTGGAAATAAGCGAGATAATTTCCGCCGGGAGACAGCGTGGGTTTATCGCCACTTGGCTGTTGGCTTATTACCAATTGCTTGGCCCCGGTATTGAGATCCACCAAATAATAGTCGCGGTAAAAACCCGCCCAGGTGATCATCTTACGGTAAGGGATATCCGAGCTAGCTAACAGGTAACGACGTTGTGGGCCAGCCATCACATCGGGCATGGTTTTATCGGCCAGCTGCACCACATTGCCATTGGGTAAGTGCATTACCGCCAGATAAGTGCGCTTACGTTCCTTATCATATTGTTTAATTTCATGGGGTTTAATTCTGGCATCTTCACCATGCCAAATGCGCAGATTACGCTTAGCCGCGATAATGTCCGGATCGAATAAATCGGCTTCTTGCTGATATTGCGGCAAGGTCAGCGTCTGACTCAGCTGGGGGACACGCCCAAAAAATAGCCGACGATTGTCCGGACTGAAATCCAATTTCGCATGGCGATTCAATTGCCACTCGCGGGTGTTAGGCACCCTAATCTGCTCAGCTGAATCAAGCTGCTGCACAATTAACTGATATTCCCGCGCATCAGGCTCATCTCCGGCATGTCCTTGGGTAAATGCCAAATACGCCCCATTATCACTCAAGGCTAATGCGCCGATTTGCTGGCCCGGCTCACGGGGGAGCAACTGGGATTTCCCGGTGTCAATCTTCAGCAAGGTCAATTGGTGAAACCCACTGGCAGTGTCATTGCTGGCAATGGCAACCAATGGCTTATCCCGACTAAAAGCAAAGCCGGTCACATGGGGAAAATCATAGTGTTTATCTGCCGCTAAATGCAGTAACGTCATGGGTGTGCCGCGATCCGCTTTTGCCGTTTTTTCGCCGTCATTCCCTTTTGCTGATTTTTTTTCAGCCGCATCTGTCGATTGAGGTGCCTCAAACCAAATGGCAAGATAAGCCCCACCAGCAGAAAAATGCGCCGACTTCACCCGTTCAAACAGTTGCTGCCGACCGGTGTGGGTATCAAGCAGGATCAGATTATTTTTGAGCTGTTTTTTTGTCTTACTGTCTGCCGTCTCACGCTGCAACAATGGCAGTTTTTGAGTCATCACAACAAAACGGCCATCAGCACTGACTTGAGGGTTACTGCCGCCCGCAATATCAAAGCTGCGCTCACCGGTTAATTGGCGTATCAGGGTGCGGGACTGCCCTCGGTCTGGTGCGGCCTCAACAGCGAGCAAAGTTCCATTATCGGATAGCCGGGGCTTTTTTAGGGATTCAAAAGCCATAATATCTGGCAGGGTTATCGGTTCTGTGCCGGCGATAGCTGCGCCAGACACCAGCATCATGCAGGAAACCAAAGGTAGTAACTTCAATGTTATTCTCTTCTTATTGTTTGGTTGAATTAACGTGTTTTGCAGGTTATCGGCTCAATCTTCGCGACTTGCAGCCATTTATGCAAGTCAACATCCATGACCAAACGTGAGGATAATCACTAATTAATGTGAAAGCATGATAAAAAACGTTTAAAATAAGTGTTTCTTATGTCGAATAAAGTTGTTGGATTTAGCTATCCGGCACCGACACTTGCAGTAACGACCAACCGTGGATGGATTTCAGATGTCAAAAAGAACAATTACCGTGATCCCGGGTGATGGGATTGGTCCCAGCATCATTGATTCTGCGTTGAAAATTCTTGATAAAGCCGGCTGTGATTTTGAATATGAATTTGCCGATGCCGGTCTCACCGCATTAGAAAAACAGGGTGAACTGCTGCCACAGCGTACTCTGGAACTGATTGAAAAAAATCGTATTACTCTTAAAGGGCCATTGACCACCCCGGTCGGAGAAGGCTTTACTTCCATTAACGTTACCCTGCGTAAAACCTTTAGCCTGTATGCCAATGTCCGCCCGGTATTGTCTTTTGCTGGCACCCAGGCACGCTATGACAATATCGATATTATTACCGTACGGGAAAATACTGAGGGCATGTACTCAGGGCTGGGGCAGAAAGTCTCTGACGACGGCAGCACGGCAGAAGCCACCAGTATTGTGACTCGCCAAGGCGCAGAACAAATCACCACATTTGCCTATGAATTGGCTCGTAAAGAAGGCCGCAAAAAAGTCACCATAGTGCACAAAGCCAATATCATGAAGTCTACCTCCGGCCTGTTTCTGAAAACCGCCCGTGAGATTAGCCAGCGTTACCCGGATATCGAAACTGAAGAGATGATTGTCGATGCCACCTGTATGAAACTGGTGATGAATCCGGAAAACTTTGATGTGATTGTCACCACCAACTTATTTGGTGACATTTTATCTGATCTGTGTGCTGGACTAGTGGGCGGATTGGGGATGGCCCCTGGCGCCAATATCGGTAAAAACGCTGCGATTTTTGAGGCCGTACATGGCTCAGCACCTGATATCGCTGGCCAAAACCTGGCTAACCCCACCTCAGTGATCCTGGCTTCAGTGCAAATGCTGGAATATTTAGGTATGTCAGATAAAGCCGCCGCGATTCGCTGTGCCGTATCAGATGTGATTGCCAATGGCGATCGCACCACCCGGGATCTTGGTGGTAACCATGGCACCACTGATTTTACCCAGGCAGTGCTGGAGCGACTATAAAGCCATCGTGTTCATGACAATGAAAAGGTGAAGCAATACTTCACCTTTTTTATGCGATTGCTGTCATCAAACTGCAATTTATGACCGTTATGTTTGCTAATTCTGCCAAGCTTTTTTGACTTCCTCAGCAATAATCTCTATGCCACGGCGCATACTGTCCTCATCTTGCACATAATTCATGCGAATGCATTCACTGCGGTGGCGCCAGTTATCATCCTCATCCGACATACCAAAGAAAAAGTACTCGCCGGGCACCACCAACACGCCCCTAGCTTTTAACCGCCGGTACAATGTCAATGTTGTAATCGGTAATCCTTCAAACCAAAGCCAAAGAAAAATAGCGCCCTGGGGCTGATGAATATGAAAACCCGGTACATCAATGGCGGCCTGTAACATGACAACCGCTTGTTGGGCTTTATGCTGATAATAGGGGCGGATCACCTCTCGACTCATCGGCAATAGAGTGCCAGAAGCAATCATCTCACCAGCAACAACCGGCCCCATCCCTCCGGGAGATAGGCTGACAATGCCATTAATATTGGTCAGCGCCTGGGTGATCGCTTCACTGGCGATGACAATGCCACAGCGCAATCCGGGTAAGCCTAATTTTGATAAACTCATAGACAAGACAATATTGTCGTGCCACAGCGGCGTTGCTTTAGTGAAAATAATATTGGGAAAAGGCGTACCGTAGGCGCTGTCAATAATCAGAGGAATACCTCTTTGCTGCGCCAAAGCATCCAAGCGGTGGATCTCATCGTCGGTCAACACATTTCCGGTCGGGTTCGTCGGTCGAGAAACACAAATGGCAGCAATATCCTCATCCAGCGGCAGTGCTGAAAAATCCACATGATATTTAAACATGCCCCCTTCCAGCCGGGTAATCTGCGGTCGACAGGCAACAAATAACTCATCTTCCAACCCAGCATCACGGTAGCCAATATATTCCGGGGCGAGTGGTAGCAGAATTTTTTTCTGAATTCCATTGCGCTGCGGCCCAGCAAGTAAGTTAAACAGGGCAAAAAATGCGCTCTGACTGCCATTTGTCAGAGAAATATTATTAGCAGTCACCGGCCAGTCGTAAGTTTGCTGAAGCAGTGATGCTAACGCGTGAATAAAAGCATCATTCCCCCGAGGGCCGTCATAGTTAGACATGGCAGCGAGCAATTCGCCGCTTTCCAGTAATGATGCGGTAGCACGGTGAAAGTAGTCTTGCATTGCGGGAATAGCCGCCGGATTTCCACCACCAAGCATAATGACCCCCGGCGTGCGCAAGCCATCATTCAGATCATCCATTAATTGGGTAATACCAGCGTAACGGTTAAATTTTTCACCAAAGCGGGAAAAAGCATTCACAGGGTGTTATCTCATCTCCATTAAAATAATGCCTATGTATTAACAATAATGGTGGGGAAATGCACGAAAATGCGCTGTAAATAGCGACCTATCTCATAACATAAGACTGATTGCGGCGCTTGATATGCCCCGGAATCGGTGACTAAGTTACTCAAGTCAAAAGAAAAGCAGAAATAAAAACAGCCGGAAGGTTTCCCCGCCGGCTATCAGCATTGTGTAATGCCATTCAATGGGTGCTTCTCACTGACCACCTATGTCACCACACACAGAAATGCTCTTATACAATTTAATCCCGCGCAGGCACAGGATCATTGGGACGCAGCCACAGGTGTACTGTCACTTCATCACGATCATGGTACAGATGCTTACAGTTAATCGCGAAATCTTCTACGCCATTTTCCCGCAGGATCTCATCCATGGTTGCCAGAATTTGGCTCACTTCCTTAAACCGGCTTTTCATTGGCAATTTAAGGTTAAAAATGGCTTCCCGGAACCAGCCATTAATTGCCCAGGCTTCAATTAACTCAGCCACTCGGCTAGGTTTTTCCACCATATCACACACTAGCCAATAGATATTCTTGCGGGGCGGCTCCCAACGGAAACCATCAGCCCGGAAATGCTTTACCTGCCCGGTTTCCATCAGCTTGTCATTCATAGGGCCATTATCAATGGCAGAAACCATCATGCCGCGGCGCACCAGTTGATAAGTCCAGCCACCGGGACAAGCTCCCAAATCCACCGCATTCATACCACTGCGCAACCGGGTTTCATGGGCCTCTTTCGGAATAAAGTGGATAAAGGCTTCATCCAACTTCAACGTTGAACGACTTGGCGCATCAGCCGGGAACTTCAAACGGGGAATCCCCCCGAAATGAGGTGACGTATTATCACTAAAGGAAAAACCCGCGTAGGCCTGACCAGGAGCCACAAAACAGATATGGATCACCGGCCGACGTGGATTTTCTTTTGCCAGCAATGAGCCAGACTGGCGCAATGCCTGACGTAGCGGCACAGTAAACTTACGGCAAAAAGCCGACAGCTCTTTAGACTCATTGGTATCCGGAGTTTCAACCCGCAGCTCACCGGCTTTCTGTACATCAGCTAAAGCCGCCACGATCGGGCTCACTCTGTCTTCCTGTGGCAGATCTTTTAACAGCTCAGTAGCAGCGAACATCTGCCGGGTAAACACCAGAGAGTCCAGCGATAACTCCCGAGCCAGACGTTCAGCATCACCAGGGGCAAAACACTGAAAAATGACGTAAGCATCATTATTATTGGCTTTAACAAAGCCGCCTACGTTTAATTCGCCAGCGCGTTGCTGGATCTCCGCAGCACAGTCTTTCTCATAACCGGCGCGGCAAAACAAAAACAGGTTTTTCATCGGAAACTCTTGCAATGCAGGCCCGAGGGCCAGGATGAAATAAAATCGGCGCGCAGTATAGCAAGTTCAGCAAAAAATATCGCAGCCGCTTACTCTAAGCCTGTCAGGCCAATCAGCCTTAGTTACCGTCTACCACCCGATCGCGCCACACAGCAACGGCCAGCAGCAACCATCCCACCAGCAAACAACCGCCGCCCATGGGCGTGATAGGTCCGACCCACTTTACGCCAGTCAGGGTATAGAGGTACAGGGAACCAGAGAACAACACTATACCAGCCAAAAACAGATAGACCGCCCAATCCAGCAGCTTGGATTTTATCCAATGAGCTGCAAAGGCCGCCGCAATAATGGCAAAAGTATGGTAGAACTGATATTCCACGCCCAAATTAAATATTTCAATCAAATGGGGCGGAGCAATACTTTTTAGTCCATGGGCACCAAATGCCCCCAGCGCCACGGCCATAAAACCGCTGAGGGACGCCAACAGAAAAAAACCTTTACGCATAACATGCTCCAATAAATTGCTGACAAGCCCGACAGGCCTGCGCCATATTTTCATCCAGGGTAAACCCGCTACGTTTTCTGGGAATGAAGCTGTGATCGCCATCGGGCAAAAACACTGTCTCTACCTGCTGCCCCAGAGACCACGTGGCCAACTGCGCCTGATTACCGAAACTGTCCCGTTCTCCCTGGATCACCAACGTTGGCAACGGCACCTGCTGAAGTGGTGCAAGCCTAGGCTCAGCAGTTGCACGCTTAGCGGGTGGTAAAAAGGGATACCCCAAACAGACAACACCGGCAATCATCGCGGTATACTCAGGCTGGGCGGCTAGCATTGCTGCCATCCGACCACCCATAGACTTACCCATCAGTATCACTTTACCGGCGCCGGCATTGTACAGTTGTGTAAGATAATCGCCGAAACAAGCCTGCAGTTTCTCGGCTTTATCCGGTGGACGGCGCTTACCATCCAGTTGTCGTTGCTGCATATAGGGAAAATTAAACCGCACAACGCTATACCCACCTTGTCGTGCTAAATCTGCCGCGATTTGAGCCATAAAACTGTGGTGCATATCAGCCCCAGCCCCGTGAGCAAACAAAATCACCCGGCGTCCCGACGACAATAATGGTTCACCATCAACCAGTATCCGCCCGGCAACAATATTATCCCGGAAGCAGTTCACTGCGGGACTCCTCAGCAAACATATCCAACATCCATTCTCGGAATGCCACGATTTTGCCTAATTCCGCATGGCTTTGCTGGCAGACGAGATAGTAAGCATCCTTACTGACGAGCACTTCCTGAAACGGGCAGACTAGGCGACCGGCTTTAATATCCGGCCGAGCCAATACACTGTACCCCAGAGCCACCCCCTGCCCGTGTGCTGCCGCTTGTAGCACCAAAGACGAGTGGCTAAAAATCGGCCCCTGATTCACATTGATATCCGTTACCCCACACTGGCGAAACCAAGCCTGCCAGTTATGACGACTGCTATCATGCAGTAAGGTATGAAATTTCAAATCTGCTGGCTTTTCCAGTGGTTTAGGGCCATTGAGCAGCAGTGGAGAGCACACAGGAATTAAGACTTCATTACGCAGTTTATCTGCCCGCACCCCAGGCCAATTACCCTGACCGTAATAAATCGCCACATCAACATCATCGGTAAGACTGGCACTGTCTGAGTCCACCGCCTTGATACGTACATCAATATCAGGATTTTTTTCACTGAATTTTGCCAACCGGGGCACCAGCCATTGAATGGCAAAACTGGGCGACATGGCTACTGTTAGCGAGCCGATGGCACTTCGGGCCAAAAGTCGGTCAGTCGCCTCACCCAAATGAACAAAGATATCTTTGATATCAAGAAAGTAACTTTGGCCTTCTTCTGTCAGCAGTAAGGAACGATTCTTTCGCCGAAATAATTTTAATCCTAAAAAATCCTCCAGCGCCTTGATCTGATGGCTTACCGCTGCTTGGGTAACAAAGAGTTCTTCCGCGGCACGGGTAAAGCTAAGGTGCCTCGCTGCCGCCTCAAATGCCTTTACAGCATTCAGGGGGGGTAAGCGTCTAGACATAGTGATCACGATCCCGTTTTTTGATTAGTTTTTCTAATCATGATTGTTACATTTTATCGTTTGTTAACGCCACCAGATTTGACTAAATTTTGCGCCAACAACATTGAGTGTTCCTCGGCTCACAGGCTACCCACGAGCCGCTGATAAACTGCCAGGAGGCATATTATGCGCTTAATTCTTCCTTTTGCCGCAGCTCTACTGTGTTTCAGCCAGATAGCCACGGCAACTGAAGTTCAGGTGACTATGACACAGGATGTTCCCCCCACAGCAATTGAGTTTGATTTCAACGCGTTGGATCAGGAAATTGCCGGCAACCTTGCCGAGCAGCTGCAACAAATGCAACAGGCCGAGTTTTCAGAGTATGGCGGCGATGACATACTGCTGGCAAACGATAAAGACACGAAAACCCGCTAAGTCTAAACCAGCTATAAAAAAGCCGCATCAAAGATACGGCTTTTTGTGATAACTGCGTTGAAAATAACCGGTTAGGCAAAATCTGCTTACCTATGGCTCTCGCTTTAGCACCTGATATTTGCTAACCGATTACATCTTCTTATGCCTAGTAACACCAGGTTATGGACGGTAAACCTTCACGTTGTCATAGCCCTGCTCAATCAGATACAGTGCTTGCAGTTTACTCATCACCCCTCGGTCACAGTACAAGAGGTAAGTTTTGCTGCGATCCAAATCGGCAAACTGCGTCGCTAACTTGAAGAAAGGAATCACTTTCACATCCACGCCGTCAATTTCCAGCGGGCTATTTTCCTCTTCTTCCGGCGCGCGAATATCGACTACAATCTCACCAGCAGCAATGGCATTAACAGTTTCGGTTTCCGTTACCTTGGTATCCATACTGGCAGCAATCTCCCGGATATCGATAATTTTGGCTTCGGCCAGCACACGATCAATCAGATCTTCAGAGAATTTCGTCTCTTCGGCCTCAATTTTTGCCAATACCGCTTTAACTGTTGGACGTTGGGAAATCACACCACAGTACTCTGGCATAGACTTAGCGAAATCTTCAGTACCAATACGGCGGCTTTCATTGATGATATCCTGCTTATCCATGGTGATCAGTGGCCGCAGGATCAGGATGTCAGTACAACGGTCAATCACATTCAGGTTTGTCAGCGTTTGACTAGATACTTGGCCTAAGCTCTCCCCTGTTACCAGCGCCTGGATGCCCATACGCTGCGCAACTCGGCTGGCAGTACGCATCATCATCCGCTTAAGAATAACGCCCATCTGGCCGTTATCGATACGTTCCAAAATTTCTGCGACTACAGGCTCAAATGGAATAGAAACGAACTTAACCTTGTGTGACTCACCGTAGGTCTTCCACAGATGGTAAGCCACCTGCTTCACACCAATCTCATGCTGGGCACCACCCAAATTAAAGAAGCAGTAGTGGGTACGCGCCCCTTTTTTGATGAATTGGAAGCTCGATACCCCGGAGTCAAAGCCACCAGAAATCAATGACAACACATCTTCTTGAGTTGCCATTGGGAAACCACCCAGGCCATCAATGCGCTTTTCCACCATATACAGTTTGTCATTATCAATTTCTAGATTGATAACCATATCGGGATTTTTCAGCTTCACACCGGCCGCTTCAGTAAACTGATTTAAGCCACCGCCAACATAGCGCTCCACTTCGATAGATTTAAATTCGTGCTTACCGGTCCGCTTTACCCGCACGCAAAACGTTTTGCCTTTCAGCTGATCACGGTAAACCGGCAGCGCCTGCTGATAAATGTCATCAACAGAATCAAAGGTATATTCATTTACCTGCAGAGAGTGAGCAATACCTGGGATACAGGCCAAACGTTCAGCCAGTTTATCCTGCAATTCAGGTTTGTCTTTAGGTACCACAACGACCAACTTGTCCCACAATTGCTGAACTTTGACTTCTTCATCAACTTTTTTCAGCACATTACGGATATTGGTTTCGAGCATTTTGGTAAAACGTTTTCTTACCGATTTGCTCTTCATCATGATTTCTGGGTACAACTTAACGATAAACTTCATGGGGCTTCCACGGGCAATAATTCAAACAGCAATTTTCTGATTATAACAAAGAGCGCTGATACAGCGCACCACGTTTCCCCGTTCAGTTCATGCTACCAACGCAGTTTCCACTATTAATTGGCATCATCAATGCCATTAAACGCTGTTGGTATGAGCTAATATGCCTTGAACTAGCGGCCATCAACCGGGCCGATACTGATGGGATCAGACTGTTTCGCTTTCCCCTGCATAATGGCAATTTCTACGCGACGATTACGGGCACGGTTTCCCGCGGAAGTATTGGGACTAAGAGGGTTATTATCAGCCATCCCCACCACCTGCATTCGTGCAGGGTTTAAGCCCTTCACCTTAACCAATTCTTGAGCCACCGAGACCGCCCGGGTGGCAGACAAGTCCCAGTTAGAAGTGTAAAGCTCATTGGCAATTTGCATATTATCCGTGTGGCCAGAGACAATAATCACGCCGGGAACATCCTTTAGCAGCTCACCGATGGCACGAATAACCGGGCGAACTCTGGGTTGTAAAAAGCCAGAACCGGAGGCAAAAGCGCCCTTTTCACGGATACGGATAATAATTTGCTGCCCCAGTGATTCCAGCTCGATAGCGCCATCGGTAATTTCTTTACTCAGCTGCTCTGCCATTTTTTTCGCTTGCTGCTGTACTTCTTCTTGCTGTTTACTGCTGCTAGATTCACTCTGCGCTGCCGCAGCGGCCGCCTGCTGAGATGATGCGGCCGCGCTTCCCCCACGTTGAGCACCCTGCTGAGCCTGCACCCCGCCGGAGTTATCATCTTCTCCCGCTTGTAGCTCCATCATGGGCTCGGTCATTTCCTGAGTTTGCTGATTGATGACTTCGATGGGCGTAGGATCTGGCCGACCGGGACGAAATTCCAAGGCAATTACTGATGTCCCCTTGGGTACATCTTTCACATTGACCTTATTCTGCACCCCGAAAGCATGTTTCATGGAACCCGCAATTTGCTTGAACTTCACCACATCCATTTCAGAAAATGCCAACAGCAGTACAAAGAAACACATCAGCAGTGACATCAAGTCAGCAAAAGTGGCCAACCACATAGGCGCGCCCGGTGGGGGACAGACACACTTTTTCTTCGCCACCGGTTATTCCCCGTCCCCGGTTTCCAACTGACGCTTGCCTTCATGCAGATAGTTTTTCAGAAAACTTTCAATCACCCTGGGATTCTGGCCATCCTGAATCGCCAGTACCGCATCCATAATCAAATTACGTGCTAACAGATCTTCTGTCATACGTAACTCCAGCTTATCCGCAATAGGAATGGCCACCATATTGGCCAAAATCGCTCCATACAGCGTTGTCAAGAGTGCTACCGCCATCGCCGGTCCAATGGACTTGGGGTCGTCCATATTCGACAACATCGCCACCAAGCCCACCAGGGTACCAATCATGCCCATGGCTGGAGCAACATCGCCAAGGGCTTTGAAAATCCCTACGCCAGCTTTATGGCGCTCTTCCGTCAGGCCGATATCTTTTTCCAATGTATCACGCACCGCATCGGCATCATGACCATCAACCAGCATGTCCACCGCTTTTTGCATAAATGAGTTGGAAATCTGCGCCTCTTCCAATGCCAAAAACCCCCCTTTGCGGGCGGCATCGGCCATGGTGACAGACTGTTCAATCAGATCTTCCAATTTATCCAGCTTGAACATAAAAGCTTTACCAAAGATGCCCCCCGCCCCGATCAATGAAGCCAGATTGAATTTCATCATTACCACAAACAATGAGCCGCAAAACACAATCAGCACGGATGGAACGTCAATAAAAATTCCCAATCCGCCACTGCTGATCATGGCGCCGACCACAAAGCCAAAGGCCCCGATAAGTCCAATTAATGTTGCTAAATCCACCCAAGGCTCCTTGATCTGGACCGGCGCGGAGAGAACAGCCAATGTGTCACTGGCTGAGATGGCCGGTTGCATCCCTGTACTGTGCCTATTCCATTACTGACAACATATTCCGGTGCTCAAGCCATCAAGATGGCGCTTTTATCACCGGCAAAACAGTAAAGTCGTTTAATAAGTCGCTATTTTCAGTTATCGGACAAACTCCAGCCAAGTTTAGTCCGTTTTTATTTTTTCCAACAAAAATTGCCAGTTAAACCGTGCTATTGAGCAAATAACACGCGACTGAATTTGACCCAAATCCTCGCCTGATATACTTTGTGTCAGCTTAATCGAGGAATTGAACACGTGGCCAAAAAACCTGAAAATCTCAGCTTTGAAGAATCCCTGTCGGAGCTAGAAAAAATCGTTGCAGAACTGGAACGGGGTGAGGTTTCCCTGGATGATGCACTAAAACAATTTGAACGGGGTATTGCCCTAGTGCGCAGCAGTCAAACCAAACTGGAACAGGCCCAGCAAAAGGTGTCAATCCTGCTGCAGCAGGATGAACAAGCCGCCCTGTCGAGCTACAACACCGAGGAAGAATAAGCGTGTTAGCCGATTCCATTTTGCAGTATCAACAACGGGTTGATACGCAGTTAAAATCCTATTTAGATCCCCTTGATGACCATGCCAGCCAACTAAAATCCGCCATGACTTATGGTGCGTTAATTGGTGGCAAACGTATCCGACCATTTTTGGTATATAGCGTTGGTCAAATGCTGGGAGTGCCCCTGTCTCAATTGGATGCCTGCGCGGCGGCCATTGAATGTATTCATGCGTATTCGCTTATCCATGACGATTTACCCGCTATGGATGATGATGCGCTGCGTCGGGGAAAACCCACGGTTCATATTGCCTTTGATGAAGCAACGGCAATTTTGGCCGGCGATGCCCTGCAGACTCTGGCATTTGAAATTTTAAGCCAACCAATATCCGGCATGGCGGCCACGCAGCAGTTACAATTAATGTCAGCATTAGCCAAAGCGTCCGGCTATACCGGCATGTGTGGTGGTCAAGCAATTGATCTGGGTTGTACCGGCAAACATATTGATCTGCAGACCCTGACCCAGTTACACAATAAAAAAACCGGCGCCTTGATCCACTGTGCGGTGGAAATGGCACTGATTTGTGCCAATGCTGATAAGGACATTCGCCATGCCTTGCTCAGCTATGCCGATGCCATCGGGCTGGCATTCCAAGTGCAGGATGACATTTTGGATATTACCGCCACCACCGAGGAACTAGGTAAGCCACAAGGATCAGATTCTGAGGCCGATAAAAGTACGTTCCCACAGCTACTTGGGCTTGACGGCGCAACCGCGACAGCCGAGCAGCTTATTCAGGACGCACTTTCCGCACTGACAGCATTACCATACAATAGTCAGTTAATTGCAGACTTCGCTCAATACATTATTACGCGAAGAATATAATACAGAGACAAAGTAGCTCACTATGAGTTTGGACATTTCGCATTATCCACTGTTGGCACAGGCCAACACCCCTGATGAGCTCCGCCAATTGCCTCAGGAGGCCCTGTCACAGGTCGCCGATGAGCTGAGGGAATTTCTGCTCAAATCCGTAGGCATGTCCAGTGGACACTTTGCCTCTGGTTTGGGCACGGTTGAGCTAACCGTTGCGCTGCATTACGTCTATAACACCCCATTTGACCGCTTGGTCTGGGATGTGGGCCATCAAGCTTATCCCCATAAGATCCTGACCGGTCGCCGTGAACAGATGCCTACAATTCGTCAAAAGAACGGTCTGCATCCATTCCCGTGGCGCGGTGAAAGTGAATACGATACCTTTAGTGTCGGCCACTCAGGAACTTCCGTCAGTGCCGCATTGGCGATGGCCGTTGCCGCAGAGAAAGAAGGTGCTGGCCGTAAAGTGGTTGCGGTTATCGGTGATGGCGCGATGACAGGTGGTATGGTATTTGAAGCCATGAACCACGCAGGTGATCTGCATAATGACATGCTGGTTGTGCTAAATGACAACGAAATGTCCATTTCTGAAAACGTTGGGGCACTGAATAACCATCTGGCGCAATTGATGTCAGGCCGCTTCTACACCACGATCCGTGAAGGCGGTAAAAAAGTATTGCAGGGAATGCCTGTCATCAAGGAGATGGCCAAGCGGACAGAAGAGCACCTCAAAGGCATGGTGGTACCAGGCACCCTGTTTGAGGAGTTAGGCTTTAATTATATTGGCCCAATTGATGGCCATGATGTCAATGCCATGGTGGAAACCCTGCGCAATATGCGTAATTTAAAAGGGCCACAAATCCTGCATATCATGACCAAAAAAGGCAAAGGTTATGAACCTGCGGAGCGGGACCCCATCGGCTGGCACGCTGTGCCAAAATTTGATCCCAGTAAATTTGCCAAACCAGCAACCAAGCCTGGTAACCCGACCTTTTCCCAAGTCTTTGGCAAATGGCTGTGTGATATTGCGGCGACAGATGACAAAGTACTGGGCATTACCCCGGCGATGCGTGAAGGCTCCGGCATGGTGGAGTTTTCCCAGCGCTTCCCACAG
This region of Shewanella sp. NFH-SH190041 genomic DNA includes:
- the thiI gene encoding tRNA uracil 4-sulfurtransferase ThiI translates to MKFIVKLYPEIMMKSKSVRKRFTKMLETNIRNVLKKVDEEVKVQQLWDKLVVVVPKDKPELQDKLAERLACIPGIAHSLQVNEYTFDSVDDIYQQALPVYRDQLKGKTFCVRVKRTGKHEFKSIEVERYVGGGLNQFTEAAGVKLKNPDMVINLEIDNDKLYMVEKRIDGLGGFPMATQEDVLSLISGGFDSGVSSFQFIKKGARTHYCFFNLGGAQHEIGVKQVAYHLWKTYGESHKVKFVSIPFEPVVAEILERIDNGQMGVILKRMMMRTASRVAQRMGIQALVTGESLGQVSSQTLTNLNVIDRCTDILILRPLITMDKQDIINESRRIGTEDFAKSMPEYCGVISQRPTVKAVLAKIEAEETKFSEDLIDRVLAEAKIIDIREIAASMDTKVTETETVNAIAAGEIVVDIRAPEEEENSPLEIDGVDVKVIPFFKLATQFADLDRSKTYLLYCDRGVMSKLQALYLIEQGYDNVKVYRP
- a CDS encoding flagellar motor protein MotB, with the translated sequence MAKKKCVCPPPGAPMWLATFADLMSLLMCFFVLLLAFSEMDVVKFKQIAGSMKHAFGVQNKVNVKDVPKGTSVIALEFRPGRPDPTPIEVINQQTQEMTEPMMELQAGEDDNSGGVQAQQGAQRGGSAAASSQQAAAAAAQSESSSSKQQEEVQQQAKKMAEQLSKEITDGAIELESLGQQIIIRIREKGAFASGSGFLQPRVRPVIRAIGELLKDVPGVIIVSGHTDNMQIANELYTSNWDLSATRAVSVAQELVKVKGLNPARMQVVGMADNNPLSPNTSAGNRARNRRVEIAIMQGKAKQSDPISIGPVDGR
- the pomA gene encoding flagellar motor protein PomA, giving the protein MDLATLIGLIGAFGFVVGAMISSGGLGIFIDVPSVLIVFCGSLFVVMMKFNLASLIGAGGIFGKAFMFKLDKLEDLIEQSVTMADAARKGGFLALEEAQISNSFMQKAVDMLVDGHDADAVRDTLEKDIGLTEERHKAGVGIFKALGDVAPAMGMIGTLVGLVAMLSNMDDPKSIGPAMAVALLTTLYGAILANMVAIPIADKLELRMTEDLLARNLIMDAVLAIQDGQNPRVIESFLKNYLHEGKRQLETGDGE
- the xseB gene encoding exodeoxyribonuclease VII small subunit, which translates into the protein MAKKPENLSFEESLSELEKIVAELERGEVSLDDALKQFERGIALVRSSQTKLEQAQQKVSILLQQDEQAALSSYNTEEE
- the ispA gene encoding (2E,6E)-farnesyl diphosphate synthase; the encoded protein is MLADSILQYQQRVDTQLKSYLDPLDDHASQLKSAMTYGALIGGKRIRPFLVYSVGQMLGVPLSQLDACAAAIECIHAYSLIHDDLPAMDDDALRRGKPTVHIAFDEATAILAGDALQTLAFEILSQPISGMAATQQLQLMSALAKASGYTGMCGGQAIDLGCTGKHIDLQTLTQLHNKKTGALIHCAVEMALICANADKDIRHALLSYADAIGLAFQVQDDILDITATTEELGKPQGSDSEADKSTFPQLLGLDGATATAEQLIQDALSALTALPYNSQLIADFAQYIITRRI